A region of the Penicillium psychrofluorescens genome assembly, chromosome: 6 genome:
GCTGCGTTGGTGAGGGCGGAGCTTCGCCGGCGGTGATGACTTCCAGGAGCAGACAACCCCATCGTGAACCGCCGAGGGGTTTACGATCGGATTGAGAAGGGGAAAACAGCGAGGACACGATCCGTCGGCCCCATGAGGGTCCGAGTTCGAAATCACGTCTTGGCTTGGCGTAGGAAAATAGACAGGCccggaggagagaagaaaaggggaGGGACCGTGGTGGGAAAGAGCCAGCCAGGGAATGAAGCGAGAGTGATGCAAAACGAGCGATAGGGGAGcgacaaagacaaaaaagaCTAGGTCGAAGTGTAAAAGAAAGGAAGATGAGTGCGTTAGTCAGAGTCGGGTCAGGTGAAGAAAACAGATCAGTCAGCCGGGTGGATAACCTCGTCTGGGCGATCCGGGGTCAAGTCAGCCAGCAAGTCGGGGATGATTGGCGGGTTGGATCTTCCGGGTTGTCGCTCCGGTCCTGCTAAcattcccttcctctctAAGCCGGTGAGGAATGATGCAGATTATTGTATACGAACTCACGCCCGCGATCGATCGGGCCTGACCACAACAACTGACTTTGGCGCTAGTGATAAGACCCGGGAGCTATCTGTCTAGTGAACATGTGAAGAGATGACCTGAACATCATGGTGGTTGTCGATTGCCAACCCACCCGTTACTCATGATGATGTCCTTTCCAGGACAGTTGACCACCAACATCCTCTTCTATGCACCATAGGAATGACCTCAGACCATCctcgatcatcatcatgtcgTGGTCCCTGGCACTTCCGGCCAGCGTGTGCGCTCACATGTGCCCCGGAGCAGACGTATGATGGAAATGCAATGGACATCGCCCTCACTtcttgtctcttcttctgccaATTGTGCTGTCCCGTCTGATTGTCTCTCATTGCCAGACCACGACACGAGCCTGCTTTGCCGCTTGGTCTtgcatctgcttcttttcccatCGGTTATCTACACTGTCGCCACTATGCCAGAGAATGGGTACAGTGCCATTGAGGACTATGGCCTCATCGGGGACATGCACACGTGTGCCCTCATCAGCAAGGCCGGTAGTCTTGACTATATGTGTTGGCCGGTCTTTGACTCGCCCACCGTGTTCGGTCGCCTGCTGGACGACAAGAAGGGGGATTCTTCTCTGTGGGACCCTACAACACCGTGGTGGATCCTCACAGCAAGCAGCGATACCTCCCGTACTCCAACCTGCTGGAGACTCGGTGGGCCAATGAAGATGGCGTAGTGACCATGTTGGACTATTTCCCCGTCTCGCCCAAGCAGATGCCGCAGTCGTCCCGGCTGTTGTCTGGCTTCTGCCCCTGCAATGAGCCCGGTGCCAACCGATTCAAGTCGGGACTGCGACACTCGAGCCTGATTCGAAAACTGGAGTGCAGCCGTGGCTCGATGGAACTGCAGGTGGAGCTGTTCCCGGCTTTTAACTACGCACGCGATCCGCATACGGCTCGTGCGAAGCTGGAGGACGACTTGAGCAAGCATCGCCTTCAGACGATCCATTTTGAGAGCGAGACCGAGCGGCTTCAAGtcgagatcttcgccgactCGCGGGAGCCTGACAAGCTTGGCTATCCCAAGGCGATGTTGAACATGAAAGAGCGATCCGGCATGAAGGGCCGGGGCCTGGTAGCTTGGCTACGCTTGTGTGAGGGCCAAACGGTTCATCTGGTGGTGCACAGCCCCGAGAAAGCAGCCCCCAGCTTGGCCATGATCGCCGCACACCTGAGCCgaatggaagaggagaccTCCGACTACTGGACGGATTGGACCCGCAAGTGCGAGTTTCGCGGTCACTATCGCGAGACGGTCGAGCGCAGTCTCTTGATCCTGAAGCTGCTAACTTACAAACCGACAGGGGCCATCGTCGCATCGCCTACCTTTTCGCTCCCCGAAAACGTGGGCGGCTCCCGGAACTGGGACTATCGGTACTCCTGGGTGCGTGATACGGCGTTCACGTTGTACGTTTTCCTCAAATTGGGGTACAGCCGCGAGGCGGAATCGTATGTCAACTTTATCTTTGATCGGATCTTCCCCCACGCGGCCCAGGACATTGAGGCTGGCAGCAAGCGCCCTTTCCTGCCGCTCATGTTCACCATTCGCGGCGAGTACGACATTCCCGAGGTGGAACTCGAACACCTCGATGGATACAAGGGCAGCAAACCCGTTCGCGTAGGCAATGCGGCCGTCTTCCACACGCAGCTGGACATTTACGGTGAACTACTGGACAGCATCTACCTGTACAACAAGCACGGAAACCCCATCACCTATGATCAGTGGTCGGCCATCCGCCGCATGGTGAACTACGTCTGCGGCGTGATCCAGCAAAAGGACATGTCTATTTGGGAATCGCGtggccagatccagaacTTCATCTACTCGAAGATCATGCTATGGGTTGCCCTTGACCGTGGCGTCCGCCTAGCCGAGAAGCGTACCAGTCTGCCGTGTCCCGATCGCTTCCGTTGGATCCAGGCGCGGGACGAGCTGTACGACCAAATCATGGACAAGGGCTACAACTCCGAACGCGGCCATTTCTGCCAGAGCTTTGAAAGCCGCGAGGTCTTGGATGCGTCCATCCTGATCGCACCCCTGGTCTTCTTTGTGGCGCCCAATGATCCGCGGTTCATAAAAacgctgaagaagatcctcgaaagcccggagaaggaggggcTGTCGAGCGCCAAGATGGTCTTCCGTTACGACCATCTGAAAGCCAACGACGGTGTGTGCCACCTGACGCTTTTTATTCCTTCTGACTGTGCTGATGCCCTTGTTCTACAGGTGtgggcggcggcgaaggggCCTTTATCATGGTTACCTTTTGGCTGGTTGAAGCCATGGCCCGAGTATGTATCCTCCCAAATCATGGTGCGACATTCTTAACAAGGGATGCAGGCGGCTAAGTATGATGTGCCTATTCCGAACATCTGGAAGCTCGCCCTGTCGCACTTTGACAACATCCTGTCCTACTCCAACCACCTGGGCATGTTCTCCGAAGAAGTGGCCATTTCCGGTGAACAGATGGGCAATACGCCCCAGGCGTTCAGTCACCTGGCGTGTGTCAGTGCGGCCATTAacctggagaagctgggccgTGAAGACGAGTAAAAAGCTGGTTATTTTGTTGCTGCCAGTACTTATATTTATGAagttcttcttgtttctttgaTCTAAATTGATCTATAGAGTGTCTTACGTAACCACATTCACCGCCGGCGGGTCGATCCGTCTGTCAGCTCCATTTGCTTTAGTTCCCATCCGTAAAGAACCCCCGGATCAGCTTCGCGtcgtcttttctttcttactGTGTCGCTGTTAGACCTGCATTAGTCCGCTCTTCCAAACTCAAGGCGCCCTCTCGGACTGCCTTTCAcgtctccagctcgtctcCAGCTGTTCGCAGCTGGAGATGTTACCTTCCGCCCGCCGTCCCTGTTGACTTCTTGCGCCCGCCCCACACCAGCTCTATCAACCGTAATCTCCATTACGCCTCAGGCTACTGCCGATCCATTTCCATGGCGGACGCCAGCTTGGCCTGGGAGGAGAGACCCTCCAACCTCGCGGGGCTCTcgtcggacgaggaggattttGTCTCCAGCCAAAGTACAGCGTCCGTTGAGCCCGATGCGCTGGCGAAGAAACATCTCTCGACTGCGTTGGGAAGACTACAGCTCACGCAGTCGACGTCCGATCTATCGAACGGTACTCGGGTCTTTACTCCGGGCACGAATGGAACGGATAGCGGGCAGACATCGGATGTGCGGCAACCGCTGCATCTGCTTGAACTGCCGCTGGATGTTCTGAAAGATATTATCAAAGAGGTAACGCGAGTCCTTTTCCACGGAACCTAAGATCTGTTGACGAACTGACTGCTAACTATTACCACCTGTCATAGGTCACACATACGAGTGACCTTACCTCGCTGGCGTTGACGTGCTCCGTTCTCCATTCCTTGACGATCCCGCAAATGTACTCTCGATTCGACATTATCTGGCCCGAATCCCTCAACTCGGCGACGGATGACTGCTCAGGAGTGGATGCACTGTCATACGGCTTGTCCACTTTGGTGATGGGAGAAGATGTGTTCCACCAACTGCCGCTGCCCCGATCGGACCGCTCTACAGACGCCTGCTCGCATTGCGGTTGTGATGACCGTGGTCACCACTCGAGCGCCCACCTCCAGGAGAGTGGCACCGCGTCCCGGTCGCGCCGAGGAAACTATTACGCGCAATATACGCGCACGTTCTCGATCGGGAATGGGCCGTTGCATTGGGTCCAAGAGTATTCAGTGACCAAAGAGATTGGCAAAATGCTCGGGACCTTGGTTGCTCTGGCTGTTGCTCGTATGGTGAACCTTGAGGCATTCGTTTGGGACATGCCTACGGGAGTGGTTCGCGAGATATGGCTTGCACTTGCATCTCTGGCGGATCGACCAGGACACCACTGCCGACTGGAACGTGTCTGGGTGCGCTGGCATGACAACTCTGAGAATTCTGTGCGCAACTCATCCACGGCCTCAGCCCGCCTGCCCCAGAAGTACAAACATGTGGAACATCCCTCGTTGTCTGTACTACCACCGCTCAAGAGCATAGCCGTTCTCGACGTCGATGAACCCGCGTAtgtggaggagctggctgTCTTGGTTGAGCGATCACGTCACCGCTTGACTGAACTGCGGATTGGTATTGCCGCCAAGGCATACCTGTCCGAGTGGCTGCTTTGCGAAAAGGACTACAACCTCCCAGTCGACCCTTCAGCGGGCTGGCCTCGACCTGGTGGTATACTTGAAATCCTTTCGAGACGCGATCCACCTGCGGACGAACAACCGACTCAGCAACAGGACGATACTCCCACGGTAACCTCGACAACAGCAATGCCCGTGCCTTCAGAGGGCTCGGTAGAGACTGAGAAGGCTTCCAAATCTAGCAATTCATCTGCTCCGGCAGGCGAAGCTTCTTCGCAGACTGCCGAGCTGCCAAACGGCAAGTCCACGCAATCAgtctcctccagctcgccgctTAGTAAAATCTCATCGCCAATGCCAGCTTTCCAGCCCGACCGAGAGTTGCTTAAATTGGAACTTCTTGAACTAGAACGGGTCCCCCTGTCTGTCTCGACGATATTGCCAGCAATTGACTGGACCCGTCTTACCACCCTTTCCATTATGCGCTGTCAGGACCATGAGAAACTCTGGCGGGCCCTTCGTCGGAAGTACGCTCCCCCTGCAGTTCCGGTGAGGCGAGCCCAGGATGGAGAACCTCGGCGACTGAGCACCAGTTCTCTCGATTATTGTCTCCAAATCAAACACCTGCGAACGGATAACGTTTCGCCGTACCTGATGCTTTTCATCAAGGATGCACTGGCTCCGAATACGCTGGAAAGCGTGTTTTTGCATGAAGCCCCACTCTACGAGTCGGTGGTCCAGGTCGAGGCCATTTACCGACATATTCTTCGCAAACATCGGCTGAGTCTGCGAAAGGTTCTCGTGGACGCGACCGAACGACTGGCCGGTGGGACTGATATGCACAGCACACGATGGCACAAGTGGATGTTCAACCACGAGATGATCTCGTTCGTCACGAGTGGCCGAATGCCGCAGCTGAAAGAGCTCGGCATGGCCATGCACTATCGGGACTGGGTATATacccttttctctctctctttccgtCTCACGCTAACCTCGTCCCAGCACTATTTCCTCCAACGACTACCCAACATGCCCCAGCTCCGTGCTCTCTACCTCCCACATATCGGCCACACCATGCATCGTGAGCTCAAGGAACTCgcgctccagatccttgacATCGTCAGCATCCGCCCAGAACTCAAGATCTCCTACGTCGGTCTGCAATCGAAATGTTACCAGATTCTCGAAGCAGGCCACGGCGAGGCGGACCTAGATGTCGACGAGGCTCACTCAGGTGAGAACACCGGCGACGGGCTCTCGAATTtcgacggcgacggagaTGCAGACCACGTCGGGCccagcgacgatgacgaagacAGCATCCCCGGGTTCCACTACTCCGACACAGATCTCATCTCAAGCGATAACAACTCCTGGTCTGACGACGGCACAGAGCCTGATGAGTATGCTTCGCGGGTTCGGTTCCGATTGCAAGAGATCCTGTTTTACGATGATAAGATATCAATTTTCAAAGCGCGTCATGGTGTGCTCTGactttccttttcttcctgcaTGTCATTTGATGGCGTCGAatgtgtttttcttttttctggtGTTGAATGGAACGGCTGCCGCTGCTTCTACAACTACACCACGTCTGCACGATACCAAACCAAACCTGGAACGCCTACATTTACTTGTAGGATAGCGATATTCTTACTATGCAATAACAATACATGCATTCAGTCATCCATTCATCAGGATCGGGGGATTGTAGTGGTCGTGTATTTAGTGTAGATTCGTAGCAGATATCGTCACGATATCATATCACCACATCTCCAGTACACCTTGACCCAGTGGTCAAAGCATACATCCCCTCCCAAACCCTCGTCCTTAGATAAATATCCGCATGCGTCGCCTCAGACACATTGACAATTTGCTTCGACCGGACCTTATTCATCTCCTTGGCAATCCGCTCCGCGCTCTTCGGTCCAAAGAACACATCCCCATCAGATGTATACCATGTCACATCGACCGTACAGTCCCGATAAAAGTCAGCGAGCACATCATCGTCTATTCCCTCGATGCGCCGGTATCCCAACCGATAATCGAGATCCAGCTGCTCAGCCCTCGCCGTCGCCCTGTCTGTGCTCTGACTATTatcctcctcaatctgcTGTGCAACTCTCTTCCTATCCGCCTGCGACACAACAAGTACTCCCACcccctcgccctcgccctcgccctcgccaTCCATCGTCTTCGCCACAAGCCCAACAAGCGCCTTCCCAACCTTTGACTCACCCAGACTAGAATCCAGCTTCGTAATACCCCGAAACATAAACCCCGGCATCGAGCACATAGCCTCCAACATCTTGGACCCGGTATACGAAACGGGGATATGCGACGAAATCGGGAAAACATGGCCGACTCTCGTCGGCGCGGCCCGCGCCAGATCAAACATCTGATACACACCAGCGGAGTGGCAGGCGATGCTGAACTGCTCAATCTCGAGCAAGTCCAGGAGCTCGAGCGTTATAGCGCTTAACTCGGATAATAGGGCTGGTCCCGTGCGCGCGGTGCTGGGTCCTTGTGTCCAGCGGTCGACGCATAGTAGTGAGAGGTCGGGATGCGACGCTAGGAATCTGGAGTAGGAGTTTAGGACCAGGGAGGTGTGTGCTGCGCCGTAGCAGTATAGCAGGGTGTGGCGGGCTCCTGGGTTTAGGTGCACGTAGGTTATGCTGCGGTCTGGGGTTGAGGGGGAGTGGAATTGCTGGATGGCTGAAGGTGTGGACATTTTGGCGATTGAATGCTTCGGGGCGAATCATTCAGCTCATGATCGAGACAAAACAGGATGGGTGGGATCGTGGGGGCTTATAAATAAGCCCACACGGCTTAGCTAACTACCCGTAACTAGCTCCCGTGTGGGGCTGCCTCCAGTAACAACAGCGCTAGATCAGAGATAGGGAATGGGGGCGGGGCCAGCTGTCGGGTTATAGACAGAACACATTTAGGCAGTAGCAGTAAAGAAGTAATCATGACTATGTCCATCGTATACAACTCGTAGCAGAAGAACAGGGATATATatttgaaaaaaaaagtcaaaCTCCCTCCCTCTGCGCATGCAACAGCTCCGCCTCAATCGCATTCCTgcgcgcctgctcctcctcactCGAATTGTCTCCGAAGACATGATCCATCTGTTCCAGCGTGCGTCCCTTCGTCTCGGGAATGAAGAAGTAGGTCCATACCCCGGAGAGGATACAgaagacggcgaagaagacaTACGCGCCGTAGTTTGTGTTTTCGACGAGCGGTGGTGTAATCAGGCCCTAATAACGAAAAAAAAGTGTGAGTTGATGGATTGCCACTCCACTCCGGAGAACACTTACGATGATGAAGTTGTTCAGCCAGTTGGAACAGGTTGCGAGGGCGACGCCTTTGGCGCggagggaggaggggaagaTTTCTGGGTAGATCGTtagctttttttttggtctaTTGCTTCCGAGTGACTGGATCATACCTGATGGCATCGCCCAGGGAACGGGACCCCACGAAGCACCAAAGGAAATCATGTAGAACAGAAGGAAGGCCACGCTAACCCAGCCTTGCGTTTGATGCTGAGGCCAGTCCTTATGATACAGGCCGACTAGGACGGCGATGATAATGTGCGACACGGCCATCAGCACCGAtccgcccagcagcagcttgcGGCGGCCGAGAGTATCCATGGTCCACACGGAGGTGATGACCCCGACCAGCTGCAGCACGTTGAGAATACCGGACATGATGAGTTGCAAGTCGTAATCCAGGCCCATGGTCTTGAAAAGCGTTGGGGAGTAGTAGATTAGGGCATTAATCCCGACGAACTATATCGACCGCCGTTAGCAACTGTGCCTCTCATCCATGGTATATAGAGATGGAGGTACTCacctgctggaagaacatAATCATAATCCCAATATGTGTCCGGCGCCAGCACCCACTCTTAAAGCAGTCTGCCCACGaggccagctccagcaggaCCGTGTTCTTGCCCCCGCCGCCCTGGAGGCCCGGGTGCTTTTCCGCGTTCATTTCCTGGTGGAAGCGCGTTTCGGCCTGGATATCCATCAACTCCTGGCGCACACGCTTATCCGACGCGGGCAGCCGGCGCAGCTTGCAGAGACTCTCGAGGGCCTCGTCGTTTCGGCCCTTGGAGGCAAGCCACCGCGGCGAGAATGGGAGTGCTAGTACTCCGCCTGCAAGGATGAAGGCCGGGACCATTTGCAGGAGAAATGGCAGCCGCCATGCCCATTCGCCGGCCATGTACCGGGTCCCAAAAGTGATCCAGAAGGCGATCACGATGCCGAGGACGATGCAGAATTCTTCTAGGACGAGAAGCGTGCCGCGGCATTCGGGCGGGCCTGGCCGGTTGGTTAGTTTGACTGTAGAGATCGGAAGAATGAATCAACGTACTGATTTCGGAGATATACAACGGTGCCACCATGGAGAGCATGCCAATTCCCATACCACCGATCAGCCGGGCCACGGTTAACATGGGGTAATCCACCGCAGCCGTCTGCAGCACCGAGCCGAGTATGAAGACCGCCACCGCAACAAGAATCGAGTACCGCCGGGAAATGCGATCCGCAATCCAGCCCTGATTCAAGGCGCCTATCAGCGCACCCAACTCGATCATCGCAGTCATCAGGCCCTTCCAGAAACCCGACCCAGCATGACTCTCCGCCACGCGCGGGAAGTGGTCGAGGAACTGCTTCATGACTAGAATCACCGACACCACGCCCTGGTCGTAGCCGAAGATCAATCCGCCCAATGTCGAACATGCGGCGCAGAGGAACACGAATGGATTGCTCAGCAGTCCTCGCAGGCCGGGCGGGCCGTAGGGCTCGCGGTCTGTGGTGATGTTCTCGGCATGGTGCGAGAAGCCCTGCACCGTGGACGGGTCGGGCGAGGCATCTTTGGTGAGCTTGTCCTCGCCAGTGTCCATTTTCAGTTAGACAGCTGATGAGAGTATGGAAAAGTGAGCGAGGGAGCTAGTCATATTTAAGGGTTACATAGCGCCTCAATTACACAGCGACGATCAGCCTGATTTTTTTGCGGGGGAGCTCCATCGCCGGGTTTGGCCTCGGGAAGCCATGGATGACGGGCTGTGCCGGTTGGGCAAATCGGGAGACGATCGGGGTGGAGACCAGAGTTACATTGAACACTTCACTCGGGGATAGTCCGAGTGTATATGCCTAGGGACGTCTATTATGATCGCTCATCCCCCCATGGGGTTTCCCGGTCATTTCTTCATACTTTCGGCGCTGAGTGGAGCATCACCAATAACCCTAATCCACCGCCTC
Encoded here:
- a CDS encoding uncharacterized protein (ID:PFLUO_009284-T1.cds;~source:funannotate), translated to MDTGEDKLTKDASPDPSTVQGFSHHAENITTDREPYGPPGLRGLLSNPFVFLCAACSTLGGLIFGYDQGVVSVILVMKQFLDHFPRVAESHAGSGFWKGLMTAMIELGALIGALNQGWIADRISRRYSILVAVAVFILGSVLQTAAVDYPMLTVARLIGGMGIGMLSMVAPLYISEISPPECRGTLLVLEEFCIVLGIVIAFWITFGTRYMAGEWAWRLPFLLQMVPAFILAGGVLALPFSPRWLASKGRNDEALESLCKLRRLPASDKRVRQELMDIQAETRFHQEMNAEKHPGLQGGGGKNTVLLELASWADCFKSGCWRRTHIGIMIMFFQQFVGINALIYYSPTLFKTMGLDYDLQLIMSGILNVLQLVGVITSVWTMDTLGRRKLLLGGSVLMAVSHIIIAVLVGLYHKDWPQHQTQGWVSVAFLLFYMISFGASWGPVPWAMPSEIFPSSLRAKGVALATCSNWLNNFIIGLITPPLVENTNYGAYVFFAVFCILSGVWTYFFIPETKGRTLEQMDHVFGDNSSEEEQARRNAIEAELLHAQREGV
- a CDS encoding uncharacterized protein (ID:PFLUO_009282-T1.cds;~source:funannotate) produces the protein MADASLAWEERPSNLAGLSSDEEDFVSSQSTASVEPDALAKKHLSTALGRLQLTQSTSDLSNGTRVFTPGTNGTDSGQTSDVRQPLHLLELPLDVLKDIIKEVTHTSDLTSLALTCSVLHSLTIPQMYSRFDIIWPESLNSATDDCSGVDALSYGLSTLVMGEDVFHQLPLPRSDRSTDACSHCGCDDRGHHSSAHLQESGTASRSRRGNYYAQYTRTFSIGNGPLHWVQEYSVTKEIGKMLGTLVALAVARMVNLEAFVWDMPTGVVREIWLALASLADRPGHHCRLERVWVRWHDNSENSVRNSSTASARLPQKYKHVEHPSLSVLPPLKSIAVLDVDEPAYVEELAVLVERSRHRLTELRIGIAAKAYLSEWLLCEKDYNLPVDPSAGWPRPGGILEILSRRDPPADEQPTQQQDDTPTVTSTTAMPVPSEGSVETEKASKSSNSSAPAGEASSQTAELPNGKSTQSVSSSSPLSKISSPMPAFQPDRELLKLELLELERVPLSVSTILPAIDWTRLTTLSIMRCQDHEKLWRALRRKYAPPAVPVRRAQDGEPRRLSTSSLDYCLQIKHLRTDNVSPYLMLFIKDALAPNTLESVFLHEAPLYESVVQVEAIYRHILRKHRLSLRKVLVDATERLAGGTDMHSTRWHKWMFNHEMISFVTSGRMPQLKELGMAMHYRDWHYFLQRLPNMPQLRALYLPHIGHTMHRELKELALQILDIVSIRPELKISYVGLQSKCYQILEAGHGEADLDVDEAHSGENTGDGLSNFDGDGDADHVGPSDDDEDSIPGFHYSDTDLISSDNNSWSDDGTEPDEYASRVRFRLQEILFYDDKISIFKARHGVL
- a CDS encoding uncharacterized protein (ID:PFLUO_009281-T1.cds;~source:funannotate) is translated as MPENGYSAIEDYGLIGDMHTCALISKAGSLDYMCWPVFDSPTVFGRLLDDKKGDSSLKQRYLPYSNLLETRWANEDGVVTMLDYFPVSPKQMPQSSRLLSGFCPCNEPGANRFKSGLRHSSLIRKLECSRGSMELQVELFPAFNYARDPHTARAKLEDDLSKHRLQTIHFESETERLQVEIFADSREPDKLGYPKAMLNMKERSGMKGRGLVAWLRLCEGQTVHLVVHSPEKAAPSLAMIAAHLSRMEEETSDYWTDWTRKCEFRGHYRETVERSLLILKLLTYKPTGAIVASPTFSLPENVGGSRNWDYRYSWVRDTAFTLYVFLKLGYSREAESYVNFIFDRIFPHAAQDIEAGSKRPFLPLMFTIRGEYDIPEVELEHLDGYKGSKPVRVGNAAVFHTQLDIYGELLDSIYLYNKHGNPITYDQWSAIRRMVNYVCGVIQQKDMSIWESRGQIQNFIYSKIMLWVALDRGVRLAEKRTSLPCPDRFRWIQARDELYDQIMDKGYNSERGHFCQSFESREVLDASILIAPLVFFVAPNDPRFIKTLKKILESPEKEGLSSAKMVFRYDHLKANDGVGGGEGAFIMVTFWLVEAMARAAKYDVPIPNIWKLALSHFDNILSYSNHLGMFSEEVAISGEQMGNTPQAFSHLACVSAAINLEKLGREDE
- a CDS encoding uncharacterized protein (ID:PFLUO_009283-T1.cds;~source:funannotate) codes for the protein MSTPSAIQQFHSPSTPDRSITYVHLNPGARHTLLYCYGAAHTSLVLNSYSRFLASHPDLSLLCVDRWTQGPSTARTGPALLSELSAITLELLDLLEIEQFSIACHSAGVYQMFDLARAAPTRVGHVFPISSHIPVSYTGSKMLEAMCSMPGFMFRGITKLDSSLGESKVGKALVGLVAKTMDGEGEGEGEGVGVLVVSQADRKRVAQQIEEDNSQSTDRATARAEQLDLDYRLGYRRIEGIDDDVLADFYRDCTVDVTWYTSDGDVFFGPKSAERIAKEMNKVRSKQIVNVSEATHADIYLRTRVWEGMYALTTGSRCTGDVVI